GGTGACCTTGGCCAGGCGCTCGGCCCATTCGGCCACCTTGCCGACCATGAACATCTTGCTGGTGTCGCCGTGGTAGCCGTCCTTGATCACGGTGATGTCGATGTTCAGCACGTCGCCGTCCTTGAGCGGCTTGTCGTTGGGGATGCCGTGGCACACCACATGGTTGATCGAGGTGCAGATCGACTTGGGAAAGCCCCTGTAGTTGAGCGGTGCGGGGATGGCCTGCTGCACGTTGACGATATAGTCATGGCAGATGCGGTCGAGCTCTTCGGTGGTCACGCCCGGCTTGACGTGTTCGCCGATCATCTCCAGCACCTCGGCGGCCAGGCGGCCGGCGACGCGCATTTTCTCGATTTCTTCGGCGGATTTGATGGTGACGGTCATAGCCAGCTCTCGGGTACTCACGGAAAAAGGCGCTCATATTAACAGCTACGGGCTACAGGCTACAGGCAGGCTTGCTGCTTGAGGCTTGTAGCTTATGGCTGCTCTTTATGGTATAAAACGCGCCGCTTTACGGGCAGCATGCCCGAAAGCTCAAACCCACACACGTATCGACACGGTTTCCTGGGTGCCCTTCGACAAGTTCGGGGGTTGGAAGCTGGGATACGTGGAGGCCTAACCCGACTTATCAAGGAACTATCATGTCCCAAGTCAACATGCGCGATATGCTGAAGGCCGGTGTGCACTTCGGCCACCAGACCCGTTACTGGAACCCGAAAATGGGCAAGTACATTTTCGGTGCGCGTAACAAGATTCACATCATCAACCTCGAAAAAACCCTGCCGATGTTCAACGACGCCCTGTCGTTCGTTGAAAAGCTGGCTGCTGGCAAGAACAAGATCCTGTTCGTTGGCACCAAGCGTTCCGCTGGCAAGATCGTTCGCGAAGAAGCGGCTCGTTGCGGCTCGCCGTTCGTCGATCACCGCTGGTTGGGCGGCATGCTGACCAACTACAAGACCATCCGTGCTTCGATCAAGCGCCTGCGCGAGCTGGAAACCCAGTCCCAGGACGGCACCTTCGCCAAGCTGACCAAGAAAGAAGCTCTGATGCGTACCCGTGATCTGGAAAAACTGGATCGCAGCCTGGGTGGTATCAAGGACATGGGCGGCCTGCCGGACGCGCTGTTCGTGATCGACGTCGACCACGAGCGCATTGCCATCACCGAAGCCAACAAGCTGGGCATCCCGGTCATCGGCATCGTCGATACCAACAGCAGCCCGGAAGGCGTTGACTACATCATCCCGGGTAACGACGACGCCATCCGCGCCATCCAGCTGTACATGGGTGCCATGGCTGACGCCGTGATCCGTGGTCGCAGCAACGCTGGCGGTGCCACCGAAGAGTTCATCGAAGAAGCCCCGGCTGCCGAAGCTGCCGAAGGCTAAGCAGTAACGTCGCTCATATAGCGTGCGTGCTGAGCAAGAAGGGGGCTAGGCCCCCTTTTTGCCACTCACAGATTTGCTCACCCGCCTGACGGGTGAATGGTTGAAGACCTACCGAGAGGATTTTCAAGATGGCAGAGATTACTGCAGCCCTGGTCAAAGAACTGCGCGAGCGTACCGGCCAAGGCATGATGGAATGCAAGAAGGCCCTGGTTGCTGCTGGTGGCGACATCGAAAAAGCCATTGATGACATGCGTGCTTCCGGCGCCATCAAGGCCGCCAAGAAGGCTGGCAACATCGCTGCCGAAGGCTCCATCGCCGTGCGCGTCGAAGGTGGCCGTGGCCTGATCATCGAAGTCAACTCGCAGACCGACTTCCTGGCTCTGCAGGACGACTTCAAGGCCTTCGTCAAGGAAAGCCTGGACGAAGCCTTCGAGAAGAACCTGACCGAAGCTGCTCCGCTGATCGCTTCCCGCGAGCCGGCTCGTGAAGCTCTGGTCGCCAAGTGCGGCGAGAACGTCAACATCCGTCGTCTGACCGCTGTGACCGGTGACACCGTGGGTGCCTACCTGCACGGCCACCGTATCGGTGTTCTGGTCGTTCTGAAGGGCGGTAACGACGAACTGGCCAAGCACGTTGCCATGCACGTTGCTGCCTCCAACCCGGCTGTGGTTTCCCCGGATCAGGTGTCCGAGGAGCTGGTTGCCAAGGAGAAGGAAATCTTCCTGCAGCTCAATGCCGAGAAGATCGCCGGCAAGCCGGAAAACATCGTCGAGAACATGGTCAAGGGCCGTATCGCCAAGTTCCTGGCCGAAGCCAGCCTGGTTGAGCAAGCCTTCATCATGGACCCGGAAGTCAAGGTCGGTGATCTGGTGAAGAAAGCCGGTGCCGAAGTCGTTTCCTTCGTGCGTTACGAAGTGGGCGAGGGCATCGAGAAGGCCGAGACCGACTTCGCTGCCGAAGTGGCCGCTCAGGTTGCTGCCAGCAAGCAGTAAGCGGTTTTTCCGGTATGTACCCCCAAAGAGGCTGCCCGTTTGCGCGGGCGGCCTCTTTGCCGAATAAGGGGTAAGAATGATTATGGCGGCCGCTCCAACGAACGGCCGCCGGCACTGTCAAAGTGCCAGATAGCAGCCGTGCCTAAGGCACGCTGCGCCCAGAACACACATCGCCGCAGGAGAGACTTGCAATGGCTCAGCAGACGACTGGTCGCCAACCTCGCTACAAACGCATTCTGCTCAAACTCAGCGGCGAGGCCCTGATGGGCTCGGAAGATTTCGGCATCGATCCCAAGGTGCTCGATCGCATGGCGCTGGAAGTCGGCCAACTGGTCGGCATCGGCGTGCAGGTCGGCCTGGTGATCGGTGGCGGCAACCTGTTCCGTGGCGCGGCGCTGTCCGCTGCCGGTATGGATCGCGTCACCGGCGACCATATGGGCATGCTGGCCACGGTGATGAACGCCCTGGCCATGCGTGACGCCCTGGAGCGCTCGAACATCCCGGCCATCGTCATGTCGGCGATCTCCATGGTCGGCGTGACCGATCACTATGACCGCCGCAAGGCCATGCGCCACCTCAAGACCGGCGAGGTGGTGATCTTCGCCGCCGGCACCGGCAACCCCTTCTTCACCACCGATTCGGCCGCCTGCCTGCGCGCCATCGAGATCGATGCCGACGTGGTACTGAAGGCGACCAAGGTCGATGGCGTGTACACTGCCGACCCGTTCAAGGATCCGCATGCCGAGAAGTTCGAGCGCCTGACCTATGACGAGGTGCTCGATCGCAAGCTGGGGGTGATGGATCTGACCGCCATCTGCCTGTGCCGCGATCACAAGATGCCGCTGCGGGTCTTCAACATGAACAAGCCGGGCGCCCTGCTTAACGTGGTGGTAGGCGGCGCCGAAGGAACCCTGATCGAGGAGGAAGCACAATGATCAACGACATCAAGAAAGACGCTCAGGAGCGTATGGGCAAATCCCTGGAATCGCTGGATCGTAACCTGGCGTCCATCCGCACGGGTCGTGCTCACCCGAGCATTCTCGACAGCGTCAAGGTGCCGGCCTGGGGTAGCGAGAT
The genomic region above belongs to Pseudomonas sp. GOM7 and contains:
- the rpsB gene encoding 30S ribosomal protein S2, with the protein product MSQVNMRDMLKAGVHFGHQTRYWNPKMGKYIFGARNKIHIINLEKTLPMFNDALSFVEKLAAGKNKILFVGTKRSAGKIVREEAARCGSPFVDHRWLGGMLTNYKTIRASIKRLRELETQSQDGTFAKLTKKEALMRTRDLEKLDRSLGGIKDMGGLPDALFVIDVDHERIAITEANKLGIPVIGIVDTNSSPEGVDYIIPGNDDAIRAIQLYMGAMADAVIRGRSNAGGATEEFIEEAPAAEAAEG
- the tsf gene encoding translation elongation factor Ts yields the protein MAEITAALVKELRERTGQGMMECKKALVAAGGDIEKAIDDMRASGAIKAAKKAGNIAAEGSIAVRVEGGRGLIIEVNSQTDFLALQDDFKAFVKESLDEAFEKNLTEAAPLIASREPAREALVAKCGENVNIRRLTAVTGDTVGAYLHGHRIGVLVVLKGGNDELAKHVAMHVAASNPAVVSPDQVSEELVAKEKEIFLQLNAEKIAGKPENIVENMVKGRIAKFLAEASLVEQAFIMDPEVKVGDLVKKAGAEVVSFVRYEVGEGIEKAETDFAAEVAAQVAASKQ
- the pyrH gene encoding UMP kinase, whose amino-acid sequence is MAQQTTGRQPRYKRILLKLSGEALMGSEDFGIDPKVLDRMALEVGQLVGIGVQVGLVIGGGNLFRGAALSAAGMDRVTGDHMGMLATVMNALAMRDALERSNIPAIVMSAISMVGVTDHYDRRKAMRHLKTGEVVIFAAGTGNPFFTTDSAACLRAIEIDADVVLKATKVDGVYTADPFKDPHAEKFERLTYDEVLDRKLGVMDLTAICLCRDHKMPLRVFNMNKPGALLNVVVGGAEGTLIEEEAQ